Proteins encoded by one window of Coffea eugenioides isolate CCC68of unplaced genomic scaffold, Ceug_1.0 ScVebR1_309;HRSCAF=961, whole genome shotgun sequence:
- the LOC113757462 gene encoding cinnamoyl-CoA reductase 1-like codes for MAAWEAEKDRTVCVTGAGGYLASWLVKLLLSRHYTVHATLRNPDDEKYVHLKKLDKAAENLKLFKADLLDYNSISAAIRGCDGVFHVASPVPSGSVPNPEVELVEPAVKGTLNVLKACSEANVKRVVAVSSLAAVVMSPNLPEGEIIDEKCWSDGEYCKATNIWYCYSKTVAEREALQYAKETGLDVLTVCPSYVFGPMLQHDANASSLILIKLLKEGCEETENKFYNTVDVRDVAEALLLVYGRPEAEGRYICSPHLTTTKHMVETLRKNYANYKYPKRLIEVKDQSRWNISSEKLERLGWTYRPVEETLVDSVESYKQAGILD; via the exons ATGGCAGCGTGGGAGGCTGAGAAGGACAGGACAGTGTGTGTTACAGGAGCAGGGGGATACCTGGCATCTTGGTTAGTCAAGCTACTCCTTTCCCGCCACTATACTGTTCATGCCACCCTCAGAAACCCCG ACGATGAGAAATATGTTCATCTGAAGAAACTTGACAAAGCAGCTGAGAATTTGAAACTCTTTAAGGCTGATTTGCTGGATTACAACTCCATTTCTGCAGCCATCAGGGGTTGTGATGGCGTATTTCATGTAGCTAGTCCTGTTCCTTCAGGCTCTGTTCCCAATCCTGAG GTTGAACTTGTTGAGCCAGCTGTAAAGGGTACCCTTAATGTACTGAAGGCTTGTTCTGAAGCAAATGTCAAGCGCGTTGTAGCGGTTTCCTCTCTTGCTGCTGTTGTAATGAGTCCTAATCTGCCTGAAGGTGAAATTATAGATGAGAAGTGTTGGTCAGACGGAGAATACTGCAAGGCAACAAAT ATCTGGTATTGTTACTCCAAGACGGTTGCTGAAAGAGAGGCTTTACAATATGCAAAAGAAACTGGCCTTGATGTTTTAACTGTATGCCCATCCTATGTTTTTGGCCCCATGCTTCAGCATGACGCAAATGCTAGCAGCCTAATTCTTATAAAGCTCTTGAAAG AAGGATGTGAGGAAACAGAAAACAAATTCTACAACACAGTAGATGTGCGTGATGTGGCCGAGGCACTGCTTTTGGTTTACGGGAGACCTGAAGCTGAAGGCCGGTACATATGTTCACCTCACCTCACCACGACAAAACATATGGTGGAAACTCTGAGGAAAAACTATGCCAACTACAAGTACCCTAAGAG ACTTATAGAGGTGAAGGATCAAAGCCGATGGAATATTAGCTCAGAAAAATTGGAGAGGCTAGGCTGGACATATAGACCTGTGGAAGAAACCCTTGTTGACTCTGTCGAAAGCTACAAGCAGGCTGGGATCTTAGATTGA